Part of the Frankiales bacterium genome, CGCGTCGGTCCCGCGCCCGAGGGCGGGACCGACGCGCGCGTCGAGCGGTGGGTCAGGAGGTCTGGGTCGCGCTCGGCGCCGGAGCCGGGGGCGCCCAGGCGTCGTGGGAGCTCTTCAGCCCGGTGAGGTCGACGACCGAGACGGCGGTCGAGCCGCCGGAGTCCTTGACCGCCGTGACCATCACCTCGTCGCCGGACTTCACCGACCCGATGCCGTCGCGCTGGGCGTTGACCGCGGTGTCGGCGGTGACGACGTAGGTGGCCTCGAAGCCGTCGGCGCTGGTGACCGTGAGGGAGGTCTGCGACACCGACTTCACCGTGCCGCGCTGCGACTCGATGGTCTGGTAGCCGCCACCCTGCTTCGGCACGACGAAGGAGCCGTGGATGGCCCCGCCCATGCCCATGCCCGGGCCGAAGCCACGTCCGAAGCCGCCGGGCCCGTCGTGGTCGCCACGGCCGAAGCCGCCGCGCGGACCGCCGGCGCGCGGCCCGTCCTGGCCCGGCCCGTACCCCGGGGCCAGCTGCGAGGCGCCGCCCGTGGGGCTCGGCGAGGGGGACGACGTCGCGGCGTACGCCGTGCCGGCCACGGCCAGCCCGCCGATGGCGATCGCGGCGACGGCGACTCCCGCGCCCAGCCGTCGGCGCGGCGCGGTCGGGGTGGCGGCGGGCGCCGCCTCGAGCACCTCGGGCTCGTGGGTGAACGCCGGGGGCGACACCCAGTCGGGGCCGTCGCCGTAGGCGGGCGGGTTCCAGCCGGGGCGGTCCTGGTCCATGGCAGGTCCTCTCGTGCTGCGCCGGGGCGCGGGTGCGCCGGTCCACGGCCCCGGCCGGCCCGGGGCTCACCAGCGTCCAGGGTCGAGCGTGCGCCTATGAGGACGCTGTGAACAAGCCGCCGGGAGGCTGGCAGATGCCGCCCCGCGTCCCTCAGGGACGGCCGCGGAGCCGGTCGCGCCAGGCGCGTCCGTCGGGGTCCATCAGCAGGCGGTAGAGCGCGCGCGCCCACAGCGGGTGCCGCACCTCGGCGCGGTCGACGTGGGGCACGAGATGGCCCGGCGGACGTGGACCGGACCTGCCGGTGCGGTGCCACGCCGCGAGAGAGTCGGCGCGCGACGCCAGGCAGTCGAGCCACTGCTCGGGGTCGACGAGCGACGCCGCGTCCTCGAGCCCGAGGTGCTCGCGTGCCAGGCGCAGCCGCAGGTCGCGGGCGAACCGTCGCGCGACGTCGCCGGTGCCGGCCGGGTCCGTGGGCGCACGGTCGTCGTGCTCGGCGTCCAGGACGGCGATCGACAGCTCGCTGTCGTGCGTCCACGACCGGCGGTTGAGGTTGTCCGAGCCGATCATGGCCCACACGTCGTCGACCACCACCACCTTCGCGTGGACGTAGACGGGCGTGCCCTGCTCGTTCTCGACGTCGTAGACCCGCACACGGTCCCCGCCCGCAGCGCGCAGCACGCGCACCGCCTCGGACCGCCCGTGCTCGGCGGCCTCGGCCAGCCGGCCCTCGCGGTCGCCGAACCGGGGGAGCACCACGACGAGCCGGAGCCCGGGGTGCGCACGCAGGGCCTCGGCGAACACCGCCGCGACGCTGCGCGACCAGAGGTACTGGTCCTCGACGTAGACGAACGAGCGCGCCTGCGCGAGGGCCTTGCGGTACGCCGCGGCGATGCTGCGCTCGCCGTGCGGCGCGAAGGGGTAGCGGCGCAGCCGGGCCGGGTAGGTGCGCAGCACCTGCACCGCGCAGCCGCCCCGAGGCGTGCCGTCCTCCGGCAGCGGCTCGGGCAGCGGCCGGTGCGTGAGCGCGCCGGCGTGGTAGGCCCGGTCGTAGAGCTGGCGCACCGGGCTGGGCACGTCGAGGGTGCTGCTGCCGTACCACCGCTCGCGGAACGTGTGCTCGAGGTCGTGGACGGCAGGCCCGCGCACCTCGGCCTGGAGGTCGTGCCACGGCGGGCGCGGCCCGTAGGCGCGGGGGAACTCCATCACCTGCGGGTCGCCGTCATGGTCGTGGGTGTCGCCGCGGCTGAGCCCGAGGTCGATGCCGCCGACGAACGCGACGTCGTGCGCCGGGTCGCCCGGGCGCCGTATGACGACGAGCTTCTGGTGGTGGCTGCCGGCGCGACGGGTGCGGCTGTCGAGCAGGACGTCGCCGTCGTGCTCGTCGATGTGGCGGACGAACTCGGCGTTGGCCTCCTCGCTCTGCTCGAACACGCGGGGCTGGGAGCGCCAGAGCAGCCCGAACACGAGGACACCGCGCTCGCTCGCGTCGGCGAGCACGCGGCCGATCTCGGTGCCGGGCCCGTCGAGGCGCTCCTGGAGGTCGCCGCGGAAGTCGGCGAGGTAGACGTGGTCGCCGGACCGGGTGGCCCGCAGCTCCTCGAGCAGGCGGGGGAAGTACTCGCCGCCGTCGACGAGCGGACGCACGGCGTTGCCGGTGCTGAGGTTGCGCAGCCCGGTAGCCGGGTTGCCGCGCTCGTGCCGCTCGAGGAACCAGCGGGCGATCGCCGGATCGGCGTCCGTGCCGGGTTCCGCGGCGTCCTGTTCGAGGGGCTCGTCGTCGGGAGCGGCGCTCTGCAGCATGCGCGCACGGTGGCCAGCGGGGAGCAGGTCCAAACCTGGTGTTGGTCAGGGTTCGTCCAGGATCCGTCGAGATCCGGCACGGCGCGCATCCGGGCGCACGATCGCCGCCCGCGACGAAGGGGGGACGTCGCGGGCGGCGAGCGGTGCGGCGCAGGCCGTGGTCAGCCGGCGTCGTCCAGGCAGCTCTGGTCACGCAGCCGGAGCTGGTCCGCCCCGGTCCCGTCACGAGCCTGGAGACGGTCCTGGTCCTGCGTCAGGTCGCAGGTGCCGCACGTCGACGTGGCGGCGGCCGTGCCGGAGGTCACCGGCGTGCCCGCCTGGGTGCGCACGTGCATCCCTGCCTGCGTCCGCTCCTGCACCTGGGCGAGGTCGCCCAGCCGCGTGCGGGTCTGCTCCTGCGTCTGGGTGCGGACCTGCACGGTGCTGGAGACCTGCTGGCCCGACGGACCCTGCGGGCCCGTGGCCGCGCCGGCGACGACGGTTCCGCCCGCGATCACCAGGGCGGCGGCGACTGCGGCGGCGGCTCCGAACTTCATCGTGGTCCTCATCGTTCCCACCTCCTGTGGCACCTCCAGGGAACCGCGGGACCGTGGAGGCCCCGGGGAGTCCGTGTGTGCGCCGCGTGGAGATGGACGTGACGGGAGGAGGTGGACCCCGGTCGACGCGGTCGAGGAAGGGGAGTCTCACCGGACCACGTCGCGGGTGTGCGGGAGGC contains:
- a CDS encoding phospholipase, with amino-acid sequence MLQSAAPDDEPLEQDAAEPGTDADPAIARWFLERHERGNPATGLRNLSTGNAVRPLVDGGEYFPRLLEELRATRSGDHVYLADFRGDLQERLDGPGTEIGRVLADASERGVLVFGLLWRSQPRVFEQSEEANAEFVRHIDEHDGDVLLDSRTRRAGSHHQKLVVIRRPGDPAHDVAFVGGIDLGLSRGDTHDHDGDPQVMEFPRAYGPRPPWHDLQAEVRGPAVHDLEHTFRERWYGSSTLDVPSPVRQLYDRAYHAGALTHRPLPEPLPEDGTPRGGCAVQVLRTYPARLRRYPFAPHGERSIAAAYRKALAQARSFVYVEDQYLWSRSVAAVFAEALRAHPGLRLVVVLPRFGDREGRLAEAAEHGRSEAVRVLRAAGGDRVRVYDVENEQGTPVYVHAKVVVVDDVWAMIGSDNLNRRSWTHDSELSIAVLDAEHDDRAPTDPAGTGDVARRFARDLRLRLAREHLGLEDAASLVDPEQWLDCLASRADSLAAWHRTGRSGPRPPGHLVPHVDRAEVRHPLWARALYRLLMDPDGRAWRDRLRGRP